TCTCTTTTTATACTTCATCAAATTGCCTTGGAATCAATTTTGCTCCCTAATTACTGAACTAGTGGGATCCCTGTTCTAATAAATTTTCCACTCCGACGTATGCTTAGATAATTGAACAGTGTTAAGGTTCCAGAGATAATCGTTAATCTAGGTAcgaaaaattgattaattaccAGAATTATGGCTTTGATATGGGACCTGTCGATATGGTACTCTCCCTCGTTCAATCCCATGATGCCCAACATAACATCCACAAAATCTTtgctctctccttcctctttcttAGCCTTCATGTGCTCGTCAATAATCTTCTCAAAGAAGGCATCGAACACTTTGCTTACGGCTTTCATGCGTTTCGTCAACCCCTGAAGATCAAATCGTGCTAAATAAGGAACATAGTCACCGATGTTCGGTGTCGCGCCCAACACCACCCCTTCCTGCATCACGGCCATGAACTCGTCAAACTCCTTGTCCATGTACTTCTTCCCGAAGATCATTCGACAACTCATATCGGCACTTAGCGAAGAGATCTTGGCGCTCAAGTCAATGGCTGTGTGGTCGTGAGCCGCGTCTTTGAGAAAATTCACAAGCAAGCCGACCTCCTCTCTTCTCATGGACTTAAAGGAATTGATTTTTGCATTGCTAAGGAGCTCCAAAGTGCACATCTTTCTGATGTTCCTCCAATACGGGCCATACGACGAGAATGCCAAGCTCCTTTGCTCATAAGAGATGTGCTTCGAGGCCTCATGGGGTGGCCGGCCTGCGAAAACAATATCATGGGTCTTGAGGAATTGCTCGGCCACCTCGGGCGATGAGACAACAATCGTGTGCACGAACCCGAGGCGTAAGTGCATGAGGGGTCCATATTTTTTAGCTAATTTGTGAAGATCATGGTGAGGGTTTTGTCCTAACAAAGGGAGGTTTCCAAGAATTGGATACCCTCTTGGACCAGGAGGCAatttcttcttgctctttttttttccatagcaAAGCTCGCAATAGGAGATGAGCAATCAAAGCGAAGGAGAGTGTTAACCAGATCCAAGCCATTTTGGTGGTGGTTATTTGGAAGGAAGTGGGGTGAAGATGGTGGTGGAGATAAGTTCATTGCATATATAGATACAGATATGATAGGTAGATGTGctagatttattttttattgctttttagtGGGCCCTTCAACAAGATTCCGAAGAAACATCGTGCACTATATACACTATATATTAATTAAGATATACTGAAGAGTATTTCAACACTGTAAAAGAACATCTTTCCTCGCAAAGAGGATTGATTttgtcaatcaaataaataaaataagcatgtttaatatttttttttcctgatatgTGAGCGACATGAATGATGAAAAAGTTAGTGATTGCGAAATAGGGGAACATACACAAGTGATGTAGTCTTCGACGTTATtagttcttttcattttatgtttacaaattttgggaaatttttagCAACATATGACTAAAATAAATGTGTTTAATCTCCCTGAATGCATGCAAACCTCCTGTTCCGAAGAGTGGTATACGTTGGCCCTAAAGGTTACATTAAATAGGTAAAGAATGATTTAAACATGGAATCCATTTTATCGCATTCAAACCTGACAATGGATTACTTAGCCAATCTAgatattttatttaatgttaAAATTGTTTCAAGTTTGAACCTAAAAGCCAATCCAAGATAATTTATAGATAAGCATAGACTTAAATTTTCCAGATGCCCCTCGAGTAAGTTCCCTCGAGTAAGTTTTggactttgaattttgatgaCTTGGGGGACACGGATATATTCTCTTGACTGAAGCGAGAATCGACCAAGGAAagttaattgaagaaaaaagtCTCAAATTTGAACTTCATTCCCTGATTCCCCTTGGTCTTGGACTTCCCCTGGCGGTGCTGGTAGTTGATATCACGTGGTGCTGGTAGTTGATGtgcgtgtgtatatatatcactatatatatatagggtttCTCTTGATATATATTACATGGTGCTGGTAGTTGATGTGTGTAGATATATATTACATGGTGCTGGTAGttgatgtgtgtgtgtatatatatatatatacacacacatatatgtatgtatgtatgtatgtatgtatgtatgtatgtatgtatgtaggGTTTGTTTTTTGTGTGTCAAGCTGGCAAGTGCTGGTACCTGATTTGCGTAATATatagtaggggtgtgcaaaatacccgggaaccgtcCGGACCGCCTGGCCAGACCGAAACCgccccggaaccggcggttcttgagggaaccggtccgattcccggttccaatttatgggaaccggtgggtaccggtccggttcccggttccatgggcggatccaccTGCCCGCCCacctggaccggaccggaacctttttaatattaaaaaaaattactaaaagaaatcatatatctcatctcactcccttcgtcttcggcTCCTAATCCTATCACCATTTCATTGCGTTTACTTCTCCGCCATCCGcatctccacgtacttaaatttggtttttctttctttggcttgctttgatgtcacgtaatcgttttatgttgaaaaacaaaattgtttcaTGTCAAgattggttccatggatccacccgggaaccggaccggaccgacggtccagttctcgggtggatccatgcaacaaacggtggatctcgattccaatttttcgaacCGATCCTTagtgggcggttcccggttctaggtcgggaaccgcccgcccagaccatgcacacccctaatataTAGTTGATGTGCGTGTGTGTATAGGGTTTGTCTTGATATATTACTTGGTGCTGGTGGTTGAtgtgcatatatataaatatatatatatatatatatatatatatatatatggggtTTGTCTTTTGTGTGTGTCAAGCTGGCAAGTACATAGCATTAAATACAACCATATAGAATGATTTATATGGCGTGACAGAAACAAAATGACAATATAGAGGCTTGTCTAAGGATaaaggagaaagaaataaaataaaggcaaataaatttttttagtgtGCATGTCGAATTAATGGAATCAAGTGAAgggaattttttatgaatagaGTTTCTttgttgatatatatatgtatgtatgtatgtatgtatgtatgtatgtatgtatgtatgtatgtacgtACGTACGTACGTAGGTACGTATGTACGTATGtacgtatgtatgtatgtatgtatgtatgtattttatAACTTTCTTGAAAAACATAATATTTCACTCTATTGCATTGTATATAATAAGTAGTCTATTTTACTACGCATAACGCGTCCCtactaattatatttttatttagattgaaattttaatagattttcctttaatatttttcttttattggaaaGAATATTAGAATTTAATTTGCAGAAGAAAAGAATCGTTGAATGCATTTGGGGTCTATTTGATAACGCGCATAATAGTATTTGATTCTATATGATTCTATTTTATTAttccccgaaaaaaaaaaaaaatccatttagttactttttgttcctagaaacaactTCAGAATCAAGCCCAaatcattttttccctttttcttttcttcgttttttttttttttactttttctcttcctcttcttcttcttgtagcTGGTGGCTATGGTAGCTAGATAAAGTCTAACGATCTCACTAGAGCCTCATCGGCCCTCAGCAAGCCTCGTTGTGGCTTGGCGAGTTTCCCGAGGCTAATGACCTCATTAGCTCTCGTATGGCCAATTGTGGCTGGTgattggctagaggaagaagaagagaatgaaaaagaaaaaaaaaaaaaaagaaaaacgtaataatgttatttaaaaaattaaaagaaattctaagttataaaaaaatttgagagtcctacaaaatgcatttctattttggaaattgaaattttgcacaaTTACCATATACTTTTAAATGGTCATGAACTCATCTAGGAagcaaaatttaagaaaactatTTATGAGTAGAAATTGTTCTAAAAAacataatggttaccaaacacaccATTGATGTCAAAAAGTCACATTTACTATAATACATTAGATTTATGAACATTCACAAGGATAAAATAGTCGTAAAGATATaacaaaattcattttccttcttttctcttgtttGACTAAATATGAAATGATCAAACTCCCTTcattcctttcatttctttcataaaCATCCAAACAATAATAAGATCaaaccttctttcttttcttttcttttctctcttgagCTCATCATCCAAACATTTTATATTATCTTCTAATTACTCCATTCAAACTAAGTGTTCATTGCACAAACTTTGAAAATTAGGAACAAAATATACACACACAAAAAATTAGAGGAACAAGTGTTAcaaattatacaaaaaaataGGTTAACATTTTACTTATTTCTACCGAGAAGTTTCCTTGTTGTTTACCAGGTTTCTAATgatatgaaaattgaaattttctgtGCAGACCTTGAAAATGTTGGTCGACGCAGATTTGTCACAAAACCCAACTTCGATGTACTTTGGAGGTtgctttcaaaagcaaaatccTTGCACTGATCTAGGAGGCTGGGAAATCAAACTCAAATCGAATTGAATCCCTATAGGAGACCTTTTGTTCGACCATGTAAAGAAAACACCTTGTAATTAATTCCTctaattgttcattttttatctttcacGTGCCAACGTGCTTACCTGCATTGGCCTCAATGGGAACTTTCCTAGCTTGAATATACTGAGGTGAGGGAGATACACCTAAATACTAAATTAAAAAGCCGCGTAGTAATGGGTAAAAGTGGAACGCGCTGTATATATCGAACTTGTACATAAGAAATGGCATATCCCATCTACAGTTTAAAAGCGGGGCCAAAGAGAGAATTTCTCTGACATTGGTTgtggctttttctcttttggttcaCACTTCTCCATCGGAGATTTTGATGACTTTTCTTCTGAGAGGCCTTGCGTGTTTTTTCTGTTTGTCTTCAAAAGGAATGGGCGGCCGTCATTATGTCTTCTTGTCCGTTCATTGACGCATTGATTAAGAGATTATATCGGTTGTTGTTTCTTTGGTTTGGATAAGGAATCTGCCGACTCCCTGATGCTTCCAAACTTTGGAATACGACCAATCATCAAGCAATGTTTTAGCTGACGAACTATTCTAAGTTTACTAAAATGTGGGGCACTcgcgtcctttttttttttttttcttataggCAAGTCGCCAATCGTGTTCCAAACTCTAAAATCATGGGTTAGCTATGTTAAAGTACTACACCTCACATGGGCGGCCCTCCATTAATATTCTTGTGTTTGTGTTTGTTTCCCTTCACCAATTGGTTTCAGTTTTTAGATTGGACATTATAAAATGATATTGGAGACAATTCTTGTTCTAATTCACTTCACATGCGCAATTtctcatttatcaaattttatgtGTCCTTCCTAATCTAGTTTGCACATCAAAGGGGGTCTCGAAATATTTCACATAACTTGTCTATGAAATTTATATACTCTTTCTAGACATGCGTTTATCTCCACCTATCAACGTTCCATACTTCAGGACTGATCAGATCGAGCAAATGGTGAATTACAATCTGAACCTCTAATCACATAAGTCAGCTTATCATTGAGAGAGTAATGCCAGAACTACAAGCAATCCTCTGAGGGTAATAATCACATGCATTATTGGTCTAGAAAGGCCGATTTCTCAATTGCCGTAGCTTCTGTGGAGCATCGAACCTGGTGCAAAGACGGCTCATGTCCCGTGAATGGCGCGAGCTTTGGTGACTCGTGTCTTGTCATTATTGACCCAATAGCCCATCGTCAGACCCAGTTTTATTGGTGTCGCATGCTCTTTTCTACGAGATGCGATGTGCTTTTTCTAGGAGGATTTAATCAACTTCCGGAATAAGATTTTATTTTACCTTGGTAAATGCTAAGCCTCGAGTGATTGGAAAATCCTTCACTGATTCTAACTGCATCATTAACAGCTGAAACAAGTTGGTGAGAAGGAAGAGCGATGTCTTAAATTCCCGTCATTTAACGGTGAGAAAATGTACACATGGGATTTATAGTTCTTTTATCATATCAATGGAGTACCAAAAACATATAATGAGTACCCAGGGCACTGGTTAAACATACTTAAGTTGGAAAAGTGCACTTATAAAAGCATCAATCATGCATAAGACAAGAATAATTGATGCCTTAAAAATTGCAAAGTTTTTTCAGTTAGTTTCTTAACAAATGTTATAGAGGTTCTTATTGGGGCACTTGTTAACAAAATCTATAACATTATAGCAAACTTCTCATTTATCTTGGTAATAGGTGGATCCCGAATCACCTAAACTTGGGTTTACAAGTCCCATTTGGGTGGGCCGTTCCACATTTCAAATCAGGAACCATACTGACCTTTTAGGAACAACCAGTTCTAGGTAAGTCTGGTTTGGTTCTAATAGATCGGGTGATTCCCGGTTCTTTGCACACCTCTAACTATCCATATCCTTCTTGTACCAAAGAAGGATAGATTGTGGCAAATGTGCATTGATAGTAGAGTAGTGAATAAGATCACTATCAAGTATTGTTTTTCCATCTCTTAACtcaatgatcttcttaattagCTCAACGGTGCTACTATCTTTTCCAAGATTGATCTTCAAAGTGGATATCATGAAATTCAAATGAGAGCTAGAGATGAGTTGAAAATTGCTTTCAAAACACAAGATGGTCCCTACAAATGGATAGTCAAGCCTTTCAGCCACCCTAATGCTCCTAGTACATTTATGCACCTTACGAATCATATCTTCAAACCATTTATCGGCAGCTTTGTTGTAGTTTATTTTCACGACATTCTTGTTATATGCCAACTTAAAAAGTGTCACTTTTTTACCAGTAGTCTTGTTTTCCTAAGCTATGTTGTCTCTTGAAAAAAAGGCATCAAGATGGATCCTAGCATGGTGAAAGTGATCATAAGCTGGCCTATTCCAACATCTATACATGACATTCGGAGTTTCCATGGTTTGGCCTCATTTGTTCATCACTTTATCAAGCATTTCAGCATCATTATTTCACCTATCATCAGTTGCTTAAGAGTGGAGTTTCAAGTGGACTAAAGAGGCACAACAAAGTTTCTAGCTCCTTAAAAAGAAGGTAACCGATGCTCCTATTTTTGCACTTCCAAATTTTAGTAATGTTCTCGAAATTGATTGTGATACTTCTAATGTGGGAATTGGTGTGGTTCTTAGCCAAGAAGGAAAGCTTATTGAATAATTTCCATAAGAATTACTCTACCTATGATAAGGTTTTTTATGCTATTGTTAGAACTTTGGATCAATGTCAACattatttgtttttcaattaGTTTGTTCTCTATTGATCATTAAGCCTTGAAGTAAGTAAATACTCAACATAGGCAAAACAATTGGCATGCCAAGTGGATTGAGTTTCTTCAAGGTTTCACTTTTCTTACTATACATAAAGGCGGAACTCGTAATCAAGTGGCGGATACATTAAGCCACCTTGGTCCTTGCTATCCACAATGCAAGTGAAGGCCTTAGGCTTTGACATGATCAATGAACTTTATGAAGAAGATATAGACTTTGGAAAGATTTGCAAAGATCATTCTAAGGAtccaaattttgcaattcttGTTGTAGGATGGATTATGTCCAAGAATAATTGTTTGTGCATGCTAAGAAGTTCTCTAAGGGAAGCCATTATCAATGAAGCCCGTGGCAGAGAATCAACCAGCCATTTCAGAAGGAACAAGACACTCTctcttgtcaaagaaaatttttattggCCTTAAATGGAGAAAGATGTTATAAGACATGTAAAGTGATATAGAGAATCAGCCAGCCATTTTGGATGCTGTTTATGTGGCGAATTTTTACTTTCAAGAGATTGTGAAATTCATGGTATTCCAAAGACAATGACATATGTTTGGGATTTAAAATTCATCAGTCATGTTTGGTGCACACTTTGGAATAAGCTAGGCACAATGCTTCAATTTAGCTCTTCTTTTTCGTCCCCCAAATCAATGGGAAAATTGAAGTTGTTAATCGGAGTTTGGGAAATGTTTTGAGGAGCTTAATTGGAAGTAATTTGCATCAATGGGACCTCTCTTTTGCTCAAGCTAAATATGTTTACAACCAGTCTTCAAGCCTAACAATCGGAAAAAGTTCTTTTGAGTAGGGATCAGCATGGTCCGAGTTAGGCCGATCCACCCCCTAATGCTAGGATAAACCCACATAATGTTGGTCCTCAATTGTTGAGACCAAGGACCAACTCTATTGAGCCAAGGACCGAGAACCAAATTAATCCAATGGGTTCATCCAATTTCAAGGTCAACCAGGAAccaacttataattttttttgtttcatttttcatcTTCCTAAAAAGGCAAACCTACCATTTCAAATTGCATATCCATTGACAATGCGGTGTTGTACAACCATACTATAAATACTAGTACatattcaataaatttaagagaaggcaaccgtagaattttttttttttttggtaaagtttttaaatagatttttatGGTAAAGGcaagaaactagaaaaatgaTTAAGACCACTCATAGAGATATGAGACAAGATGGGAAATTGAGCGGTGAGCAAGGAAGTTGAGTGGCAATTGGGGAAGTtgcttcttttgattttggcaaattgaagactaagaagacAAAAAAGACAGAAGAGAATGATTACTTGAGGAGGATGCTGTGAGGAGCCATTTAGGATGCCGTGAGAAGTTGTTTAATCCTTTTGATGCCGATTGACTTAGGATTTCTCTTtagaatatatgaaaaaattataaataatatattagatatattatatataatatatatatatagtaaggGTTGGTCTAGACCCTAAATTCTCAAGATCCAGAACCGACTCGCGCAGTGCTAGCCAAGAATACCAAGATtaaggaccgacccaatctcTTTGAGAATTGGACAAGAACCGGTAAGGTTGGGTCGGTCCAAGGTTGATCCGGGGTTAACCTTGGAGGTGGCTATTTGAAACGAAGTGCAATGGAGTTGGTGTGAGGATAATTTCTTTGCATATATAGATAAAGGTATGACAGAGAGATGGGGTTTTATGGCCAATAATGTGCATAATTTATTACTCCTTGCTTTTAAGTGGACCGTTCATCTATCTTACACTGCATATTAATTAAGAAGTAGTGAAAAATATATGATCTTATAAAACAGAACATATATTCTCAAGATGAGGATTCATTATGTCAATCATATGATTAAAATAAGCGTTTGTAATATTATTTGAAACGAGGGTGACATGAAGGATGGAAGAAGCTAGTGATTGCAAAATGGGGGAAGAAACATAAGGAAGTGATGGAGCCTTGGAAGTtgggaattttattttattttttttaagtttatggattttaagaaaaaatttagcaATATAGGACTAAAAAAAAGTGATTAATCTCCTCAAATGCATGCAAACCTAGTCTACATGCATCTGAAGAGCAAAAGGCATTACTACGCATTTAGAGTATCACTGTATGATTATATTTGTTGAGATTttaagagatttttctttttaattttctctaatcatggaaagaatataaatatttgATTCAAAATAGAAGAGAATCATTTCATTAAAGTGAATGCatttaggctccatttgttttgtggaaaatgaatgatttgaaaattttatatcgattgaaataattagtcaattataaaatattttcaatatcaataacaatttatgtctaaatattttcatggatgataataatatttttcgtttattgaATTTTGTAAACGATACAAGTAATcatctttttggaaaatatttttaaaatcactcatttttgacaaagcaaataaaaccttgatgttaagaattcaCTTTTACTATAAtatcatcttcttttcttttcttttcttttctatccaAAGGCTATCATccaaattttcattatattctaCGAAAATCAGGAGCACAATGCACAAAAATAATTAGAGGACCAAATGGCACAAATTATCAAAGTTAAAGAGCTAAAACGACACTTATCCCTACCGAGATGTTTCCTTGTTGTTTACTGGGTTCGTAATGAATACAAGATTGAAACTTTCGGCGCAAATATTGGGTGACAATGTTAGTCCACGCGCATTTGTCACCAAACACAAGTTCGATGTACTTTGAAGGTTGCTTTCAGAAGCAAAATCAATTACTGCCGGCACTCATATAGAAGCCTCGAAACTCAAACTCAAAGCGAATTGACTTTCACTCGAAGATCTTTCCTTCACCCATTTAAATAAGTCTCGTAATGTAATTTCTTTAACTATCCAATTTGTCTTTGTCGTGTCGTGCCGGCGTTCTCACATGGGTCCGCCCCAGCAGGAACTACCCCAGCTCGAAACTGTTGAGATCAGAAAGGTATACCTATGCTTATTAACACTAAATTAAGAAGGACGTATTATGTGTATAAGAGAACGTGTTGTACCCATAAAACTTCTACGTAGTTTACGGGTGCTGTATAAACTCTCGAGATGATATCATATGTTCCGTCGAAAAGCGGGGCCAAAGAGAGATGATAGCTTTGACATTGATTGTGGCTTTTACTAATTTGGTGTATTTCTATTGGTTCATACTTCTCCATCGCAAACCcttaatgttttttttaaagttggTCTTTAAATTAATGGCCGGCCATCGAATCTTTTGCCGCCTTCATTAAAGAACAAAGGTTGATTTtggattattatttattgaaatatgttgtttttattaaaatatcgaGTTTAAGcctgcaaattaaataaatcgagatgaattattattattttgccaACATCCGAAATCGACCAAAGAAAAACGCACGAATTTCCCTCTACGAATTAAAGTCACTTTCCTATTTTCACTTAGGAGTCCAACGTCATTATGGACTTTGACCATGGAAAATAATTCTGTTTTGAAATCCATGAAGATTATCCTCTGTGTTACCGAAGTCAGCGTGGATAATAGAAGAGGAAATAATAGAAGTCAACTTTTGTCAGAATTTGACAaagagtttttaattttttatatatatatattatactcGGGGGATGTTTTACGAAAGTCTTGAAGCAGCACCACTTTTGTGAGCGCTTGAAGCGCCGTGGTTGATGTGAGCATTGAAGTGTCGTTATTCAAGCGAGTGCTTGACAGCGGGTCGTCGGGCAAAGTTTGTGGGTGAATAACATGCAAAGAAGTTTTAGTGTTTAAGTCTATTAAattttgtggtaagatttgtgcGTAATTCCTTTATGAAATTTAGAGAttacttcaaaagaaattgtgAGGATAATTACTACATAAATTATTAGATATAATTGGGGCTTATGAAACATCgtgagtgtttgagtgactcgagtacAATCATAATCTAAATAAATGGTATGATCCTTTATTTAATTATGCTATCTAGATCGTACACAAAAGTTCAAAATCCATAGAgcatcttaaatttattttgcaaGTGTTGGAGGAAGCAAATAAAAGATTCAGATTGTGGACCTCAAGcaagcattttaattttgtttttcatcttttaaatttcataGATTATATAATGACATTAACGATTTCTTTTTAGTAagtgataatatttttaattataattatttgtattttggtatttaatttatttttttctttcatcatattcaagaaaattgattgTGTGGGCTGGCTTATAATTTTGTCTCTTAGTCTGGCCTtgcaataaaggaaaaaagaaaaagaaaagagtaacaGATGAGTCCGGCTGAAAAAGTCAGCCGATTTCCTCAAAATCCTTTTGGGGTCCACGCTTCAAACGGAGTGACAGTCAGCGGGAGCTGTAGGAAAATTACTACGAATATACAATTCGTAGGTCAAGCAACGTTATAATGACAGAATGGCTGACAATTAGTGACATCGACCGGAAAATTTGTCGTTACCCAGCCATTTTTAGGCACGGATCCCGTCTCCTACTCGTATTTATACCTACATATCAAAGGAAAAACCCATCACCCCCTTCCCCTCCACTTGCTTCCAAGGAACCACCTCCAATGGCTTGGATATGGATTGCACTCACTTTCGCTTTACTTGCTCATCTCCTATTTCGATCTTTGCTGTGGAAAACACagagcaagaagaaggaattgcCTCCTGGTCCAAGAGGGTTTCCGATTCTTGGAAACCTCCCTTCGTTAGGAAAGAACCCTCACCATGATCTTCGCAAATTAGCTCAAAAGTATGGACCCATCATGTACTTGCGTTTAGGGTTCATGCCCACAATCATCGTCTCATCGCCCGAAGCAGCGGAGCTAGTCCTCAAGACCCATGATCTTGTTTTCGCAAGCCGACCGCCACAAGAAGCCATGAAGCACATGCTCTACGAACAAAGGAACTTGTCCTTTTCACCCTATGGTCCGTCCTGGAGGAACGTGCGAAAGATGTGCAGTTTGGAGCTTCTTAGCAACGCCAAGGTCAAATCCTTTGAGTCCATCCGAAGGGAAGAGGTCGGCTTGTTGGTGCGTTTTCTCAGAGACGCATCTCGTGACCGGGCCACTGTCAATCTGAGTGGAAAGATCTCATCGCTGAGCGCCGACATGAATTGCCGAATGATTTTCGGTAAGAAGTACCTGGATGAGGAGTTCGACCAGAGAGGGTTCGAGGCTTGGATTCGAGAAGGGAATATATTGGCCGCGACGCCTAACATTGGAGACTATATTCCATACTTTGCTCCGCTTGATCTTCAAGGGTTAACCCGGCGCATGAAGGCTGTGAGCAAAGTGTTTGATACCTTCTTGGAGAAGATCATTGATGAGCACTTGGAGTACGAGAAAGAGGAACGGCAGAGCAAAGACTTTGTCGACGTCATGCTGGGTTTCATGGGATCTAATGATGGCGAGTACCATATGGACAGGCCCCATATCAAAGCCATAATGCTGGTAATTCATCgttgtgttcattttcttttctgatgACGAGGTACCCCAGATTATTTCGACACATGAATACCACCACCATGCATATAGTCCCCATCCCACACGAATTGAGGAATTACTACATACAAATAGAATTTATCCTAGTTCAACCTATAATCCTCCTGACCTTGCCTTGCTTGTGTGGAAAAGTTAATTAAAGTGTGGACatgttacccaaaaaaaaaaaaaaaaaaaatgagccctttttttttccccctctcccgctatatttttgttttttagtagCTTTTCAAAGTTTGTGAGACAATTATTAAGCCGTGATCTTATAATAAGATTCTTATGAATGCGGTCCCTATCTTAACTCATTTTTGGGGGTTGATTGGATACGGTGAACTCATTTTTAGGACACGTATCGCCATCCAGCCAATAAAGGGAGATGAAAGCACCGTTTTGAGGCGAAAGATCATTATTctagatatttgatttttagatgGATGAACGGTTTAGTGACTTAAATGCTTTACA
Above is a window of Eucalyptus grandis isolate ANBG69807.140 chromosome 9, ASM1654582v1, whole genome shotgun sequence DNA encoding:
- the LOC120288369 gene encoding cytochrome P450 71AU50-like, yielding MAWIWIALTFALLAHLLFRSLLWKTQSKKKELPPGPRGFPILGNLPSLGKNPHHDLRKLAQKYGPIMYLRLGFMPTIIVSSPEAAELVLKTHDLVFASRPPQEAMKHMLYEQRNLSFSPYGPSWRNVRKMCSLELLSNAKVKSFESIRREEVGLLVRFLRDASRDRATVNLSGKISSLSADMNCRMIFGKKYLDEEFDQRGFEAWIREGNILAATPNIGDYIPYFAPLDLQGLTRRMKAVSKVFDTFLEKIIDEHLEYEKEERQSKDFVDVMLGFMGSNDGEYHMDRPHIKAIMLDMMAASIDTSATVIEWAISELIRHPQVMKKLQHELKKVVGMNRIVEESDIESLDYLYMVVKETLRLHPPVPLLLPHESIEDCTVGGFHIPRKSRLIVNAWAIGRDPHVWGDPEKFIPERFEGTSIDVRGHDFQLVPFGSGRRGCPGMQLGLIVIRLVLAQLAHCFDWELPDSMSPSELDMSEEFGLTLPRAKHLVAIPSFRLKTDD